ACACTTAGTTAATAATGCTATTTCTCACGGGATTGAAAAACCAGAAGAAAGACGGCAAAAAGGCAAGTCCGAAGTGGGAAATATTCATATTCGCGCTTTCATTCAGGGGAATCAGACAGTAATTACCGTTAAAGATGATGGTGCGGGTATCGATCCTGAAACAGTTAAACAAAAAGCGATCGAGAAAAACTTAATTTCTTGGGCAACAGCACAAAGACTATCCGAGCAACAGGTATATGAACTGCTGTTCCATCCAGGCTTCAGCACCAAGGACCAAGCAGATGATTTTTCTGGTCGAGGTGTAGGAATGGATGTTGTCAATACTGACTTGAAGAAAATTCGTGGTTCGATCGCTACTGAATCAGAAGTTGGCAAGGGTACTACATTCACCGTGCGCTTACCTCTAGTTTTGAGTATCTGTAAGGCTTTAACCTGTGTCAATAACAACAGTAAAATTGCTTTCCCAATTGATGGTGTAGAAGATACCAAAGAATATTTACCCAGCGATATTCAAACTAATGCTAATGGCGTGCGCTGTGTTGCTTGGAAAAAAGCACTGCTACCTCTAAAACCTTTAAATAGTTTACTCAACTATAATCGTCAGATTCGCCGAGCGGGAACCTATAACGCCAATCAAAATAATGATGATACAATTTCGGTCATTATTCTTCGTAGCCTAGACAATTTACTGGCGGTCGAGGTAGATGAAGTTAGAGCAGAGCAAGAAATTGTCATCAAACAAATAGATGGTCCTATTGCCAAGCCACCAGGTATTGCAGGAGCGACAGTTTTAGGTGATGGTACAATTATGCCGATTGGTGATGTGCTAGAGCTAATTGAAATTGCCCAAGGTAAAAGAACCATTGAAATTGGCTTTAATATACTTGCTGGAGAAGGAGCTGTTAAACAGGCTCAGGCGGAAAATGTTCAGCAAGAACCCATGGTGCTAGTAGTTGATGACTCCATTACCGTTCGAGAATTGTTGTCAATGAGTTTTAACAAACTGGGTTATCGGGTAGAGCAAGCCAGAGATGGTCAAGAAGCCTGGGATAAATTGCGTGGTGGCTTAGTCTGCGACATGATCTTTAGCGATATTGAAATGCCTCGCATGAACGGTTTAGAACTATTGTCTAATCTTCATCAAGATAGCGTACTCAAATCTATACCAGTTGCTATGCTAACCTCTCGTGGTGCAGACAAACATCGCAAAATAGCTAACGACTTGGGGGCAAAAGCCTATTTAACTAAGCCCTACACCGAAAAAGATCTCATGGATGTAGCACAACATCTAATTGAGATTAATCGGGCAAACAAAGAAGCAGAATCTGCTACCGTTAACTTTAATCGAGTCAAATCGGAAACAAATTTTCAAGATGCTCCCCTGGTGTTGATTATCGATGACTCGGTAACAGTGCGAGAATTACTATCCATGAGCTTTAAAAAAGCTGGATATCGGGTGGAACAAGCTAGAGACGGTCAAGAAGCATGGGAGAAACTGAGCAACGGTTTGGAGTGTGATATTGCTTTTTGCGATATTGAAATGCCCCGCATGAACGGTTTGGAACTCTTATCTCAGCTGCAACAAGATGAAAAATTAGCGTCATTACCGATCGCCATGCTAACCTCTCGTGGAGCGCAAAAAATGCGTAATATAGCTGCCTCTCGCGGAGCAAATGGCTACTTTGTCAAACCCTACGTAGAGGATGAACTCTTAAAAGCAGCCGCCAGAATCATCAATGGAGAGATGTTGATCGTAGGCACTGACGAAGAAGCTTAGGGGCAAGAAATTTGGGTCAAGATACTGCCTTGTCGATACATCTGTAGGTAAGAGGTTGAGGCTTAGACTTCTTGCCTGGGTTACTTTATGCAAATTTGTCAATTATCTGAGCAACATTATGAGCAACGCTGTATTCCTTGAGGAACAAGATTAGGAATGATTAAAATAACCTTCTGTTTTAGTATTTTTTGGCTGAGTAGCCTCTGTGGTTTGCAGTCGGCTTGGGCGGCGGAAACCAAGGCTCAAGATCTTGAGTTAGAGATTGGTATTCTTCAAAGATTGGGAGCTGCACCGTTGGACGATAGCGATCCGACCATTGACCAAGTGACTATTAACAGCACTCCTGGCGACTCTCTAAAAGTGAATTTGCTAGGCTCGCCAAAGCCAACCAAAATTGAAACTCAAGAAGTAGTGTTAAAAGTAAATTCTACTCCTCTGGCACAACCCAAACTAGAGGAGAAATTAGTCTTAAGCGATCGCTCAACCTTTGAAACTGCCGAAGATAGTGCTAACTCCTGGAAAAAGCTCGGTATAGAAGTAGAGGTGGCGCAACCTGGACGGTGGCAAGTTTGGGCAAAAAGAGATGTTTATCAAAGTCCTTTAGTACGCCGTTGGCTGCTTGATAGTCTGAAAGATAATGGCTATAGTACTGCTTATTTAGATACCAAAGTTCTCGACCAAGAACCTCAAATTACCCTCGAAATTGAAGGGCAAAAATACGCTCGCGATCTGGTAGAAATTACTAGTAGCAAAAATTTAGTCAAGGTCAACACTACTAGCAACCCCCTGGAGGCTCGACTCTATGGAGGAAGTTTAAAGCTTCAGCCAAATGCTCATGGAGAATTCACTTTAGTCAATCATGTTCCTTTAGAAACTTATCTGCGGGGAGTTGTTCCCTATGAAATTGGAGCTAATGCGCCTCCTCAAGCGGTAGCTGCGCAAACGATCATTGCTCGGACTTATGCTTTACGTAATCTAAGACGTTTTGCCGTAGATGACTACCAACTCTGCGCTACGGTTCACTGTCAAGTATATAAAGGTTTAAATGATGCTAATGCTACTAGCGATCGCGCGATCGCTCAAACCGCAGGTTTAGTTCTTACCTATGAGAATGAATTGATTGATGCGCTCTATTCTTCGACTACTGGGGGGGTAACGGCAGGTTTTGAAGATACTTGGAACGGAACTGAACGTCCCTATCTTCAGCCTGTAATCGACGCTCCGCAACCTTTTTGGGATTTGATTAAATATCCGCTTAATAACGAATCAACCTTTCGCCAGTTTATTAGTCTGACCAAAGGATTCAATGAAACAGGCAGAACGGGTGTGTTCCGCTGGCACAAAACTCGAAGTATTGCCGATTTAAACCAAGATTTACGTAAATATCTCGACAAAACTCGTCATCCCTTAGCCAATTTCAAGACTATCGAATCAATGCAGGTACAAACGCGATCGCGTTCTGGCAGAATCTTGGCTTTAAATATTAAGACCGATAAAGGTGAATTACAACTACACAAAAACGAAATTCGCAGTGCCTTGGAACCTCCCCGCAGCACCTTTTTTTATTTGCAACCAACTTATAACCAAGCCAAAAAACTTAACGGCTATGATTTTATCGGTGGTGGCTTTGGTCATGGTGTGGGTTTGAGCCAGTATGGTTCTTATAACTTAGCAAAATTGGGTTGGTCAGCAGCTCAAATACTAGCTTTTTATTATCCTCAGACTAAAATCAAACCCTTAGACGACACGATTGTTTTTTGGCGGGATGACTCTCTGCCCGTTAGTAAAAACTAAGAGGGCAAGGCAAATGTGGGAACAAATTATTTTTCTCCAATTTAACCCTTACCCAGTTTGAACTAACAACCCAGCAAGCAAGTAAATATAATTAATAAATACTTAATAAGTCCGTTTTGCCGTAGCCAAACGAGAAATAATACTGGTAAATAAGACCAATAGCACTAAGATAAATGCTGCCCCCCAGGCTAATTCCTGCTGGTTTTTAAACGGCACGATCGCAAAATTATAAACTAGTACCGACAAAGAAGCTGTGGGTTCAACTAGCAAGTTATCCCAGTTGGGCCAATACTGAGTAAACAAGGCAGTAAAGAGTAAAGGTGCAGTTTCTCCCGCAGCGCGAGCAACAGCTAAGGTAATTCCCGTAATAATTGCCGGCAACGCCGCAGGTAATACTACCTGTAAGACCGTTTGATATCTATTCGCCCCGATACCTACTGATGCCTGACGCACATCTTGGGGGACAAGTTTCAGCGACTCATCGGTGGTACGAACAATAATAGGCAGCATTAATATTGCTAAGGCAAAACCACCAGCCCAGGCAGAATAGCTTTTAGTAGTTAAAACGATCGCGCCATAGGCAAATACCCCAACGATAATCGACGGCACTCCACTCAAAACATTAGTAGCAAAGCTAATCCATTCCGAAGCTTTACCTTCATTAAATTCCGAGAGATAAATTGCTGCCATAATACCTAAAGGTACACTAAGTAATCCACCAATCCCAACCATAACGACTGTTCCCACAATGGCATTGCCAAAACCGCCACCATCAACCAAAGGAGGAGGTGGTAATTCGGTAAATGCAGCGGCAGATAAGGAACTAATTCCCCTTGTCAATAGATAAGTCAAAATGATCAATAAGGGAATAATTGCCAACAGGGTAAATAAGCCGGCAATGCCACTCATAATTAATCCAAATAGAGTACGAGGGGAGGTTGGATTGCGCTTTAGACTGACGACTTCAAAATCAGCAGCTGGTTTTTTGAGAATATTGGGTGTAGTCATTAATTTTCAAGTTTCTTAAAAGCAGTTTAAATTCTTTGCAGTCTGGTTACGAGCAAATGCGCCAAAACATTCACCACTAAGGTAATAAAAAATAAAATTAAAGCTGCATACATTAATGCTGCTACCTGCAAGCCACTGGCTTCGGCAAACTGGTTTGCCAACAGAGATGAAATCGTATTAGAAGGAGCAAATACTGAAGGATTGACTTGATTAGAGTTACCAATCAACATAGTTACTGCCATAGTTTCTCCTAAAGCACGACCTAAAGCCAGCATAATTCCGCCAATAATCCCTGAAGAAGCAGCGGGCAAAACAATTTGAATAATTGCTTCCCAACGAGTAGCCCCCAAGCCAATGGCAGCCTGACGCAAACCCTGATCTACGCTAATGATAGCATCACGAGAAATAACAGCAATAGTGGGCAAAATCATTACCGATAAAATTAAAGCCGCAGGCAACATTCCTGGCCCTTTTAAAGCAGTAAAACCCTTGAGAAAGGGAATCAAAACAAAAATTCCCCATAAACCATAGACGACACTAGGTACGGCTGCTAATAGCTCGACTAGAAATACGATAATTCTTTGAACGGCTGGCGGTAGATAATCTTCGCTGAGAAAAATAGACACGCCTAAACCAATTGGCACTGAAATCGCTAAAGCAATCAAAGAACTAACCAAAGTCCCGTAAATTGCGGGCCACACTCCATATTGGCTATTAACGGGATTCCAACTACTACTAACCAGAAAACTCAACCCAAATTCTTGAATGGCTGGCATAGCTGCGATCGCAACCTGAATCGTGATCCAAATTAAAACCCCGGCGATCGCGAAGGCTAAAATTTTGGCAATCCAATAAAAACTATTGTCTAAAGATCTTTCAATTCCTGAACGAGCTTCTATTCTCGGCTCATAACTGTTATTCATATTTATTAAATGAAATAATTTTTTATTGTTTGATAAAAGATGTTGCTACAATTTACAATAAATTCTCTTCAATTTTCTACTAATATTTACTTACCTGATTAAAATTAAGCCTAGGTAAAGCAGAAGTTAAACTCAAGTGATTAACCTACCGAGCCTGATTACGCTAAAGTTTAAATGCTAATAAATTAGATAGGACATATTTAACCATGACTTTATCAGCCGGCACAACTGCGCCAACTTTTACCACCATTGACGATGAAGGAAATAGCGTTTCTTTGTCAGACTTCCAAGGAAAAACAGTAGTTCTCTATTTTTATCCCAAAGATGATACTCCTGGTTGCACCAAGCAAGCTCAAAGCTTCCGTGATAATATTGCTGAATATCAAAATAAAGATATGGTAGTTCTCGGTGTCAGTAGAGATGACCAAGCATCTCACCAAAAATTCAAAGAGAAATATGGGTTACCTTTTAACCTTTTGGTTGATAGTGATGGTGCAATTACTCAGGCTTATGATGTTGATGGTGGTGGCTATGCCAAGCGTGTCACCTACATTGTTGATGGCAACGGCATAATTACCACAGTTGACAGTAATATCAATACCAGTACCCATGCTACTGATGTATTAGCAAGTATTGTTTAACTATATATAGCTGAAAAAGTTGGGTAATATTCATCTTTTTCAGCTATATTTGAAATTAATAAATTTTGAAAAAGCTAATAACTAATAGCTAATAGCTAATAGCTATATGCCCTAAAGGACTAGCTACGCGTCGCGAAGCGGTATCCTTTAGAACTAGCCCTAAAGGATTAGCGCCTGGAGGCGCGTCCTTCGCGTCGTCTAGGACGAACAGTATTATTATTGGTTTCATGTCTTAATTCAGCAACGCCCATCATTAAGATAATTAATGACGATCTCTACGCAGCATTGATTAAGTTAAATATTTCAGACAGATTAAAAGATAAGATTAATCCGCTAGCAGTGACGGTTTTAGGTCTTTAACCTGACACCGAGAAAAATCCCACCGCGATAGCTTAGTTTGACAAGTCAAAGACCAACAAAGGCGCGATGGGAATGACAAATATATGAACCATACTTTGGTAATAGATGTCGAGATTAGCGCAAAAAACAGCTTACCAACCAAAATAAACAAAAAGTAACTGCTGAAGCGAATTGATCTCCACCTAAAACAGTCACACCACCTTGACCCAGAAGTAGATTAGCTAACCCTGTACCAAGAGCAATTCCGGCAAACAGGGCTATAAAGCTAATTAAAAATGCTCTTCCAGAACGTCCTTCTTTGCGATTAAGGAAGTAAATATTGGCAATAAAGCCTAAAGCCATTAGTAGTGGAAGTATCGAACCTCCTGAATTTTGAGAAAATACGGCGATCGCCGATAAAGTTAAGAAAATACCTGATGGCCATAAAATATCTGCCTGAGAAGGAGTATCGATCAACTCTTGTAACCAAACCGCAGATTTGTCGTTAACAATTTGAGGAACTTTTAAGGTCTTTTCCAAATTGCGTTCGGGAAAACGAATTTTTTCAGGGACTTTAATTTTTCCTTCTTGGCGTAATCGCAAGCGATCCATAATAATCGTGTCGTAAGCGATTTCTACTTTTTCTAACACAGCACTATCATTACCATGTTGTTCGTAAAGCCGTTTTTTGGCAGCCTGTATTTCTTCAAATGAAGAATTTTCGGTGACCCCAAGTTGTTCGTAGGGATTTTGTTCGCTCATCTCTTAACCTGTTCTATATATCTATTTTAAATTCTTTTGCTCTGCCAGGCGACTTTTTTAATAAACTTCCCAGAAACCTAATGCTGGTCCAATAAACCTGACAGTAAACCAAACGGCGATCATCACACCTATACCAATCCAAGCTCCTTTACTAGTTAGTTTAATAAATTTTTCGGCTTGAGCTTTAGTAATAGGCACCCAAGGCAGAATTCGCTCAGATTTCTGACCATATTGGTTTCCTAATGCTGCTTTACGACGTTTTGATTCTCCCATAATATTAACTATTGACTCTCAACAAGTTAGTAGTGAGTCGATCATAGCGTTTTCTGGTTAAGCAATAAACCAGTTTTCTATCTACATTTTATTAATAATAATGAATCCTTCAAGAGTTGTTTTCGGTGATTTTGACGGCACAATTACCAGCCAAGATACTTTTGTTGGTGTCCTGGAAAAGTTTACTCCTGAAGTAGCCTATAAATTATTACCAATGATTTATAGGCGAGAAATGATTCTTAAACAGTTAGTAAAACAAGCTTTTGGTTAAATCAAAGAGTGATGATTACCCTGACATCACTGAATATATTGCTTAACAGCCTATACGTCTAGGGCTGAAAAAATCTTTAGATTTTCTTAATTATTTAACAATTCCCCTGGTTGTTATCTCTGGAGGATTAATGGAGATGGTAAGAGCAGTTTTAGATCGACAGCAGCTAACCAATCGTGTTACAGCCATATATGCGGGAGAAGTTGATACAACAGAATTATTTTTACGAGCCTATTGCGAAATCGAAAGTGATACTGAGTTGGTTGAATCAAGCGATCGCTATGGCAAAATATCCTGCTCAGGAAAAAATGGCGCTCGGCGACTCGGTGACCGATATAAATATGTCGCTTGCTGCTGATTTGGTATTGGCGCGAGATGACACTCTGCGTAAGCAAAGCATCGCTTGATGCAAGACTTAGACACAGAAAATAAACCTTATGTTCAATGAGAAAAATTTTTCAACATACGGGACTATTTAATGACTCTTTGGCAAATAGAAGGTTAATTTTATTTGCCGTTTAATAAAATGTAAAATATTAGCTATTAGGCACTAAACCGAAAAAACCCCAGAAAGATAATCAGTTGTTCCTTTGAGTTAAGTTTAAACTAATATAAAGCTTGTTATTGCAGGCTTTTTCCAGTATGGTTATGGGTTTGTAGTCATAACACTAACCCAAATTTTATTTTTTTACCAGCTAATGAGCAAATTATTAAGCCTACTGAACTAATTGATCCAGTTTATTCTGTTCGACTGACTACAACGAATTACATCATAATTTCTATCAATGTTAGCCAAATTTAGACTTATCCAGTGACAAGACAATTAGCTGAATTGGAAAAAGTTAAACAGCGAGAACTTTATAGTATTTTGAATTTATTTAGTAACGTTGACTTAATTACCGATCGCGGCGATCGCGACATACAGATTGGGCAGAACGAATGTCATCGTCGCGGAGATTGTCAAGGACGAGAAGTTCCGTTACTCTCCCAGCTAAGCGTTCTTACTCCTTTAATCTATCTACATCAAAATAGCTGAGTAGAAACTTTAGTTATCAGTCAAGCTTCGTGCTTGACACAATTCGACGGGGAAAAAATATGAACTGTTATCAAGCAAACATTATGGAGAAATATTATGGCTAAATTTGTGTTTATTACTGGCGGAGTCGTATCTAGCATTGGTAAGGGTATTGTCGCAGCCAGTTTGGGCAGATTATTAAAATCGCGGGACTATTCAGTATCAATTTTAAAGCTCGACCCTTACATTAATGTCGATCCTGGTACAATGAGTCCTTATCAACACGGGGAAGTATTTGTCACTGATGATGGTGCTGAAACAGATCTTGATTTAGGACATTATGAACGTTTTACTGATACTTCAATGTCCCGCCTCAACAGCGTAACTACGGGATCAATTTATCAGGCGGTACTTAATAAAGAACGACGAGGAGATTATGATGGCGGTACAGTTCAGGTAATTCCTCATATTACTAACGAAATTAAAGAAAGAATTCATCGCGTTGCTAATAATACAGGTTCGGATATCGTGCTGACAGAAATTGGCGGTACGGTAGGGGATATTGAATCTTTACCTTTTATGGAGGCGATTCGTCAGTTTCGTAAAGATGTAGGCAGAAATAATGTAGTATATATGCACGTTACTTTAATTCCTTGGATTACCGCAGCAGGGGAAATGAAAACTAAACCGACGCAACACTCGGTTAAAGAACTGCGTTCGATTGGGATTCAGCCAGACGTATTAGTTTGCCGTAGCGATCGCCCTTTATTTCCGGGAATTAAAGAGAAAATCGCGGAATTTTGCGATGTAGAGGTTGATTCAGTCGTTACCTCCCTTGACGCCAGCACTATTTATGAAGTGCCTTTGATTTTAGAACAAGAAGGATTGGCTCAAAGAACCTTGGAGTTATTACACCTAGAACAACGTCAACCAGATTTGCAAAACTGGCGCAATTTGGTGATTAAAATGAACTCGATTCGCCCTAAAATTCAAGTAGCGATCGTGGGAAAATATATTCGACTTAGTGATGCTTATTTGTCGGTAGTAGAAGCTCTAGGACATGGCGCGATCGCTGCTGATTGCGAAGTAAATCTGCGTTGGGTAAATGCCGAAGATATTGAAGAGTATGGTGCAGCTAAATATCTTGATGATGTTGGTGGGGTAATTGTTCCTGGAGGCTTTGGTATTCGTG
This genomic window from Coleofasciculaceae cyanobacterium contains:
- a CDS encoding CPP1-like family protein codes for the protein MSEQNPYEQLGVTENSSFEEIQAAKKRLYEQHGNDSAVLEKVEIAYDTIIMDRLRLRQEGKIKVPEKIRFPERNLEKTLKVPQIVNDKSAVWLQELIDTPSQADILWPSGIFLTLSAIAVFSQNSGGSILPLLMALGFIANIYFLNRKEGRSGRAFLISFIALFAGIALGTGLANLLLGQGGVTVLGGDQFASAVTFCLFWLVSCFLR
- a CDS encoding SpoIID/LytB domain-containing protein codes for the protein MIKITFCFSIFWLSSLCGLQSAWAAETKAQDLELEIGILQRLGAAPLDDSDPTIDQVTINSTPGDSLKVNLLGSPKPTKIETQEVVLKVNSTPLAQPKLEEKLVLSDRSTFETAEDSANSWKKLGIEVEVAQPGRWQVWAKRDVYQSPLVRRWLLDSLKDNGYSTAYLDTKVLDQEPQITLEIEGQKYARDLVEITSSKNLVKVNTTSNPLEARLYGGSLKLQPNAHGEFTLVNHVPLETYLRGVVPYEIGANAPPQAVAAQTIIARTYALRNLRRFAVDDYQLCATVHCQVYKGLNDANATSDRAIAQTAGLVLTYENELIDALYSSTTGGVTAGFEDTWNGTERPYLQPVIDAPQPFWDLIKYPLNNESTFRQFISLTKGFNETGRTGVFRWHKTRSIADLNQDLRKYLDKTRHPLANFKTIESMQVQTRSRSGRILALNIKTDKGELQLHKNEIRSALEPPRSTFFYLQPTYNQAKKLNGYDFIGGGFGHGVGLSQYGSYNLAKLGWSAAQILAFYYPQTKIKPLDDTIVFWRDDSLPVSKN
- a CDS encoding hybrid sensor histidine kinase/response regulator yields the protein MNSQDKPIDANDNLDESLETSNASKQGNKNLVDLWTGEDEDAEILTEFISVETATKNDAEALSEITSTNHESKPKKQKNIKLDLDNWDFRNPPAVDSTEFESFESDVELELDSVYESIASAAELESKQSQELELLADEPAIEISLDSSSDLEVDDLVRLESLNDELVAEIALDALDEPALTLDSPSDLELDGLGLSELDNLEAVDAFGEAVLDYFNLDDLDESALTLGSSSDLELDGLGLSELDDLEDSLDSKIDSLDLLFDYQPQAASTQISTSSILAPQPTFNAASSAPVGKVQAFDQTMRVSVRKLDDLNNLIGELVVKRNRLEDDQERLRRFLDNLLGHVQSLGEAGAKMHDMYERSLLEGALMASRQSRINSAVAAGRSSLANGNQLPEESLDALEMDRFNGFHLLSQEIIELIVRVREAASDIQFVVDETDKVAQTFRQVTSQLQDGMNSSRMVAFGQTADRLPRAIRDISRKQKKQTKLHIEGKDVLIDKMIVEHLYNPMTHLVNNAISHGIEKPEERRQKGKSEVGNIHIRAFIQGNQTVITVKDDGAGIDPETVKQKAIEKNLISWATAQRLSEQQVYELLFHPGFSTKDQADDFSGRGVGMDVVNTDLKKIRGSIATESEVGKGTTFTVRLPLVLSICKALTCVNNNSKIAFPIDGVEDTKEYLPSDIQTNANGVRCVAWKKALLPLKPLNSLLNYNRQIRRAGTYNANQNNDDTISVIILRSLDNLLAVEVDEVRAEQEIVIKQIDGPIAKPPGIAGATVLGDGTIMPIGDVLELIEIAQGKRTIEIGFNILAGEGAVKQAQAENVQQEPMVLVVDDSITVRELLSMSFNKLGYRVEQARDGQEAWDKLRGGLVCDMIFSDIEMPRMNGLELLSNLHQDSVLKSIPVAMLTSRGADKHRKIANDLGAKAYLTKPYTEKDLMDVAQHLIEINRANKEAESATVNFNRVKSETNFQDAPLVLIIDDSVTVRELLSMSFKKAGYRVEQARDGQEAWEKLSNGLECDIAFCDIEMPRMNGLELLSQLQQDEKLASLPIAMLTSRGAQKMRNIAASRGANGYFVKPYVEDELLKAAARIINGEMLIVGTDEEA
- a CDS encoding DUF2839 domain-containing protein, which gives rise to MGESKRRKAALGNQYGQKSERILPWVPITKAQAEKFIKLTSKGAWIGIGVMIAVWFTVRFIGPALGFWEVY
- a CDS encoding CTP synthase, which produces MAKFVFITGGVVSSIGKGIVAASLGRLLKSRDYSVSILKLDPYINVDPGTMSPYQHGEVFVTDDGAETDLDLGHYERFTDTSMSRLNSVTTGSIYQAVLNKERRGDYDGGTVQVIPHITNEIKERIHRVANNTGSDIVLTEIGGTVGDIESLPFMEAIRQFRKDVGRNNVVYMHVTLIPWITAAGEMKTKPTQHSVKELRSIGIQPDVLVCRSDRPLFPGIKEKIAEFCDVEVDSVVTSLDASTIYEVPLILEQEGLAQRTLELLHLEQRQPDLQNWRNLVIKMNSIRPKIQVAIVGKYIRLSDAYLSVVEALGHGAIAADCEVNLRWVNAEDIEEYGAAKYLDDVGGVIVPGGFGIRGVDGKVAAIEYARTANIPFLGLCLGMQCCAIEWARNVAQLKDANSAEFAPESPNPIINILPEQQDVIDLGGTMRLGTYPCRLKPDTLAHSLYQTEVIYERHRHRYEFNNAYRSLLLETDYEISGTSPDGRLVEIIEMPNHPFFIATQFHPEFRSRPNNPHPLFLGLVKAALTRNNLSKEKHIPISTVN
- the pstA gene encoding phosphate ABC transporter permease PstA codes for the protein MTTPNILKKPAADFEVVSLKRNPTSPRTLFGLIMSGIAGLFTLLAIIPLLIILTYLLTRGISSLSAAAFTELPPPPLVDGGGFGNAIVGTVVMVGIGGLLSVPLGIMAAIYLSEFNEGKASEWISFATNVLSGVPSIIVGVFAYGAIVLTTKSYSAWAGGFALAILMLPIIVRTTDESLKLVPQDVRQASVGIGANRYQTVLQVVLPAALPAIITGITLAVARAAGETAPLLFTALFTQYWPNWDNLLVEPTASLSVLVYNFAIVPFKNQQELAWGAAFILVLLVLFTSIISRLATAKRTY
- the pstC gene encoding phosphate ABC transporter permease subunit PstC, with translation MNNSYEPRIEARSGIERSLDNSFYWIAKILAFAIAGVLIWITIQVAIAAMPAIQEFGLSFLVSSSWNPVNSQYGVWPAIYGTLVSSLIALAISVPIGLGVSIFLSEDYLPPAVQRIIVFLVELLAAVPSVVYGLWGIFVLIPFLKGFTALKGPGMLPAALILSVMILPTIAVISRDAIISVDQGLRQAAIGLGATRWEAIIQIVLPAASSGIIGGIMLALGRALGETMAVTMLIGNSNQVNPSVFAPSNTISSLLANQFAEASGLQVAALMYAALILFFITLVVNVLAHLLVTRLQRI
- a CDS encoding peroxiredoxin; this translates as MTLSAGTTAPTFTTIDDEGNSVSLSDFQGKTVVLYFYPKDDTPGCTKQAQSFRDNIAEYQNKDMVVLGVSRDDQASHQKFKEKYGLPFNLLVDSDGAITQAYDVDGGGYAKRVTYIVDGNGIITTVDSNINTSTHATDVLASIV